A DNA window from Candidatus Roseilinea sp. contains the following coding sequences:
- a CDS encoding threonylcarbamoyl-AMP synthase translates to MSDAGSAEGRAAIGEAARVIRDGGLVAFPTETVYGLGANALDARAVARIFQAKQRPLNDPLILHIASLDDLTDLTPATAQSDATELGSLVAGLTRAFWPGPLTLVLPRSRNVPPIVSAGLDTVAVRMPNHPVALALIRASGVPIAAPSANRFGHVSPTTAQHVLDDLDGRIDLVLDSHATPIGVESTVLDLTTAPPRILRPGGVTREQIERALANIGQRLAPGDPQSPTDQLPRTARTMPLPSPGMLPSHYAPRAKLALCRDTDSLLAQRADFAARGLKTGLLILESQRQACDDLHPQFVLGETLSDVARNLYAGLRALDSTGVDVILVTEVPRSGLGEAIADRLARAAAKAVETEDNRDHD, encoded by the coding sequence GTGAGCGACGCGGGATCGGCAGAGGGGCGCGCGGCCATTGGTGAGGCGGCCCGAGTGATCCGCGACGGCGGGCTTGTGGCCTTCCCAACCGAGACCGTGTATGGCCTGGGCGCCAATGCGCTGGATGCGCGGGCCGTTGCGCGCATCTTTCAGGCCAAGCAACGCCCGTTGAACGACCCGCTTATTTTGCACATCGCCAGCCTAGACGACTTGACCGACCTCACCCCCGCAACTGCCCAAAGCGACGCGACTGAACTCGGGTCGCTGGTCGCAGGGTTGACGCGCGCGTTCTGGCCCGGCCCGCTCACGTTGGTGCTGCCGCGCAGCCGCAACGTGCCGCCCATCGTCTCAGCCGGCCTCGATACGGTCGCCGTGCGTATGCCGAATCATCCTGTTGCGCTGGCGCTGATTCGCGCCAGCGGCGTCCCCATCGCCGCCCCCAGCGCCAATCGCTTCGGTCACGTCAGCCCAACCACGGCGCAGCATGTGCTCGACGACCTGGACGGCCGGATCGACTTGGTGCTGGACAGCCACGCCACGCCCATCGGCGTCGAGTCCACCGTGTTGGATTTGACCACTGCCCCGCCGCGCATCCTGCGGCCCGGCGGCGTGACGCGCGAGCAGATCGAACGTGCACTGGCCAACATAGGGCAGAGGCTGGCGCCGGGCGATCCTCAATCCCCTACCGATCAACTACCGCGCACAGCGCGCACCATGCCCCTACCCTCCCCTGGCATGCTGCCATCGCACTACGCGCCACGCGCAAAGTTGGCGTTGTGTCGCGACACCGACAGCCTGCTCGCCCAGCGCGCCGACTTCGCAGCGCGCGGACTGAAAACCGGCCTGCTCATCCTGGAAAGCCAGCGCCAGGCGTGCGACGATTTGCACCCGCAGTTTGTGCTCGGGGAAACGCTGAGCGATGTCGCGCGCAACTTATACGCCGGCCTGCGCGCGCTGGACAGCACCGGTGTAGATGTGATCCTGGTCACCGAAGTGCCACGCAGCGGCTTGGGCGAAGCCATCGCCGACCGCCTGGCGCGCGCAGCGGCCAAGGCCGTTGAAACAGAGGACAACCGCGACCACGATTGA
- a CDS encoding glutamate synthase → MDNQGDQCTPCRHPRVMGGNRQGALAPLYDARFEHDACGIGFLADLSGRPTHKILDDGLKCLERLAHRGALDADGKSGDGAGVLCSLPSTLINRELERVGQQAHRPGDVAVGMMFLPRDASANARTREIIAAELERRELQVLMWRTVMHEPNVLGKRALEMLPDIQQVIVERPYGFRTELEFDQQLYLVRRRIENAVKAAGIEGFYVCSFSCRTLVYKALVSATQLRRFYIDLNDPDFKVSHVIFHQRYSTNTFPSWEKAQPFRFLCHNGEINTVEGNQNWMRAREPELNSPIWGSEIEHLKPIVDVTSSDTGRLDNVIELLTLGGRDIRHAVKMCIPQAWEKDPDLSPAVKGFFRYHAALMEPWDGPASIVFSDGTLIGLALDRNGLRPARYLQTKDGLVYAGSEIGALDVEPERILVNGKLGPGQMICADLQARRLFTNDEILKGLASRKPYREWASRQRVRLEEVAQIVIEQPAVNSDALLVKQAQFGWTSEELTLVIKTMFEDGTEPVGSMGDDTPHAVLSPKPRPLFNYFKQRFAEVTNPPIDHLREDQVMSLRVLLGRRGNLLAETEELAHLVRLNSPVLSNEELKALQNLDDPAFQSVVLDATFPVPTLAPSVLALDAELGSRECALERAVRKLCDDAERAVQFGASILILSDKKTGPQRAVIPALLAVGAVHHHLMRRGLRSRASLVVESGEAREVHHFAVLLGYGASAINPYLALDTAREAVQRGRVRDKSLSESEVVKRYIKAVEKGILKVMSKMGIASVDAYTGAQIFEAVGLAPELIEECFTGTPSRIGGIGFGEIEQVVLQWHANAYRRIENGSAPANANSEFSIHNSQLKLDHPGFYKERAGGEPHGYSQKAVHALQKAVRLGNIFDYTGETEQVTGIARAKVKTFALNGNFQQGYALYKEFANLFEPNDQPIEPRDLMAIRSDRAPIPIDEVEPLSSILARFSTAAMSLGALSPEAHETLAIAMMRLGGLSNSGEGGEEARRFMEEGNSGIKQVASGRFGVTPAYLLSAAELQIKMAQGSKPGEGGQIPGHKVTELIARVRHTVPGVALISPPPHHDIYSIEDLAQLIYDLKQINPDAKVSVKLVAQAGVGTIAAGVVKAMADIVLISGHSGGTGASPLSSIKNAGMPWEIGLAETQQTLLENNLRSRVRLRADGGLRTGRDVIIAALLGADEYSFGTAALIAEGCIMARVCHLNTCPTGVATQKPELRLKFEGKPEHVMAYLLYVAQDVRERLAQMGYRALDEIIGRSDLIAKRSPSLHEALPVRHREEMLTLRSLNVVPPRDRPLRHSEPAPKYPRNALNEMIVQDARTAIDQQWPIKLHYTIRNQDRSIGARLSGEITKKYYDGGLPPGTIEISFRGYAGQSFGAFTTNGMRLHLVGAANDYVGKGMRGGEISIRPFPEVTYVWADNHILGNTALYGATGGALFAAGRAGERFAVRNSGACGVVEGVGEHACEYMTAGVVVVLGATGRNFAAGMTGGMAFVYDPDGTFVNRCNTELVDVDRLTHPGMKKLVKSLLRRHYELTNSPRARELLTNWEEASLSFRRVLPKDRVAEIEAINEFSDFQQT, encoded by the coding sequence ATGGACAATCAGGGTGATCAGTGTACGCCGTGTAGGCACCCACGCGTGATGGGGGGCAACCGTCAGGGAGCGCTTGCGCCGCTTTACGATGCGCGCTTCGAGCACGACGCGTGCGGCATTGGCTTCCTGGCCGATCTCTCCGGCCGCCCGACTCACAAGATTCTGGATGACGGATTGAAGTGTCTGGAGCGCTTGGCGCATCGCGGCGCGCTGGACGCCGACGGTAAGAGCGGCGACGGCGCCGGTGTGCTGTGCTCACTTCCCAGCACGCTCATCAATCGCGAACTGGAGCGCGTCGGCCAGCAGGCGCATCGCCCCGGCGACGTGGCCGTGGGCATGATGTTCCTGCCGCGCGATGCAAGCGCCAACGCGCGCACGAGAGAAATCATCGCGGCGGAGCTGGAGCGGCGCGAGCTTCAGGTGCTGATGTGGCGCACCGTGATGCACGAACCCAACGTGCTGGGCAAGCGCGCGTTGGAGATGCTGCCCGACATCCAACAAGTCATCGTTGAGCGCCCTTATGGCTTCCGCACCGAACTTGAGTTCGATCAACAGCTCTACCTGGTGCGGCGCCGCATCGAAAACGCCGTCAAGGCTGCCGGCATCGAGGGTTTCTACGTCTGTTCGTTCTCGTGCCGGACGCTGGTGTACAAAGCGCTCGTTTCGGCCACGCAACTGCGCCGCTTCTACATTGACCTCAACGATCCCGACTTCAAGGTCTCGCACGTGATCTTTCACCAACGCTACTCGACCAACACCTTTCCCAGTTGGGAGAAGGCGCAGCCGTTCCGCTTCCTGTGCCACAACGGCGAGATCAACACCGTGGAAGGCAATCAGAACTGGATGCGCGCGCGCGAGCCGGAGCTGAACTCGCCGATCTGGGGCAGCGAGATTGAGCACCTCAAACCGATCGTGGACGTGACCAGCAGCGACACCGGCCGGCTGGATAACGTGATCGAGTTGCTCACCCTGGGCGGGCGAGACATTCGCCACGCGGTCAAGATGTGCATTCCGCAGGCGTGGGAGAAGGATCCCGACCTCTCGCCGGCGGTGAAGGGTTTCTTCCGCTACCATGCCGCGCTCATGGAGCCGTGGGATGGCCCGGCCTCCATCGTCTTTAGCGATGGGACGTTGATTGGTCTGGCGCTCGATCGCAACGGCCTGCGCCCGGCGCGCTACTTGCAGACCAAGGATGGGCTGGTCTACGCCGGCAGCGAAATCGGCGCGCTGGACGTGGAGCCGGAGCGCATCCTCGTCAACGGCAAACTGGGCCCCGGCCAAATGATCTGCGCCGATTTACAAGCGCGCCGGTTGTTCACCAACGACGAAATCCTCAAGGGGCTTGCCTCGCGAAAGCCGTACCGCGAATGGGCTTCGCGCCAGCGCGTACGCCTGGAGGAGGTGGCGCAGATTGTGATCGAACAGCCCGCGGTCAACTCCGACGCCCTGCTCGTCAAACAAGCGCAGTTCGGTTGGACCAGCGAAGAGCTGACGTTGGTGATCAAGACCATGTTCGAGGACGGCACCGAGCCGGTTGGCTCGATGGGCGATGACACACCGCACGCGGTGCTCTCGCCCAAGCCGCGTCCGCTGTTCAACTACTTCAAGCAGCGCTTTGCCGAGGTGACTAACCCGCCGATTGATCACTTGCGCGAGGACCAGGTGATGAGCCTGCGCGTGCTGCTCGGCCGGCGCGGCAACCTGCTGGCCGAGACCGAAGAGCTGGCTCACCTCGTTCGGTTGAACAGCCCGGTGCTTTCCAACGAAGAGCTCAAAGCGCTGCAGAACCTGGACGACCCCGCCTTCCAGTCAGTTGTGCTGGATGCGACCTTTCCTGTGCCGACGCTCGCCCCCTCTGTTCTCGCTCTTGACGCGGAATTGGGGAGTCGGGAGTGTGCGCTGGAGCGTGCGGTGCGCAAGCTATGCGACGACGCCGAACGCGCCGTCCAGTTTGGCGCCAGCATCCTGATCCTGAGTGATAAGAAGACCGGCCCCCAGCGCGCCGTTATCCCGGCTTTGTTGGCCGTAGGCGCAGTGCACCACCACCTCATGCGCAGGGGGCTGCGCAGCCGGGCCAGCCTAGTCGTGGAGAGCGGGGAGGCGCGCGAAGTGCATCACTTCGCGGTGCTGCTCGGCTACGGCGCCAGCGCGATCAACCCCTACTTAGCGCTGGATACGGCGCGCGAAGCGGTGCAACGCGGCCGGGTGCGCGATAAGTCGTTGAGCGAAAGCGAGGTGGTCAAGCGCTACATCAAGGCCGTCGAAAAGGGCATCCTGAAAGTCATGTCCAAGATGGGCATCGCGAGCGTGGATGCCTACACCGGCGCGCAGATCTTTGAAGCAGTCGGCCTGGCGCCCGAGCTGATCGAAGAATGCTTTACCGGCACGCCATCGCGCATCGGTGGCATTGGCTTCGGCGAGATCGAGCAGGTCGTGCTGCAGTGGCACGCCAACGCCTACCGGCGAATTGAGAATGGAAGCGCGCCTGCAAATGCTAATTCCGAATTCTCAATTCACAATTCTCAATTGAAACTGGATCATCCCGGCTTCTATAAGGAACGCGCCGGTGGCGAGCCGCATGGTTACTCGCAGAAGGCGGTGCACGCCCTTCAGAAAGCAGTGCGCCTGGGCAACATCTTCGACTACACCGGCGAGACTGAGCAGGTCACCGGCATTGCGCGCGCCAAAGTCAAGACCTTCGCGCTCAATGGGAACTTTCAGCAAGGTTACGCGCTTTACAAGGAATTCGCCAACCTATTCGAGCCGAACGATCAGCCGATCGAGCCGCGCGATTTGATGGCGATTCGCTCCGATCGCGCGCCGATTCCGATTGACGAAGTCGAGCCGCTCAGCAGCATCCTGGCGCGCTTCAGCACAGCCGCGATGTCCCTCGGTGCGCTCTCGCCGGAGGCGCACGAGACGCTGGCGATTGCCATGATGCGGCTGGGCGGTCTCAGCAACAGTGGCGAGGGCGGCGAAGAAGCGCGGCGCTTCATGGAGGAGGGCAACAGCGGCATCAAGCAGGTGGCGTCCGGCCGCTTTGGCGTGACGCCGGCCTATCTGCTGAGCGCGGCTGAGTTGCAGATCAAAATGGCGCAGGGCAGTAAGCCCGGCGAGGGTGGCCAGATCCCTGGCCACAAGGTGACCGAGCTGATCGCCCGCGTGCGTCACACCGTGCCCGGCGTGGCGTTGATCTCGCCGCCCCCCCATCACGACATTTACTCGATTGAGGACCTGGCGCAGCTCATCTACGACCTGAAGCAGATCAACCCGGACGCCAAAGTGAGCGTGAAGCTGGTGGCGCAAGCCGGCGTGGGCACCATCGCGGCTGGCGTCGTCAAAGCGATGGCCGATATTGTGCTGATCAGCGGCCATAGCGGGGGCACCGGCGCGTCGCCGCTGAGTTCGATCAAGAACGCCGGGATGCCCTGGGAGATCGGTTTGGCCGAGACGCAGCAGACGCTGCTGGAGAATAACCTGCGCAGCCGCGTGCGCCTGCGCGCCGACGGCGGCCTGCGCACCGGGCGCGACGTGATTATCGCGGCGTTGCTGGGCGCCGACGAGTATTCGTTTGGCACCGCCGCGCTCATCGCCGAAGGCTGCATCATGGCGCGAGTGTGTCACCTGAATACCTGTCCGACGGGCGTGGCGACCCAGAAGCCGGAGTTGCGCCTCAAGTTTGAGGGCAAGCCGGAGCACGTCATGGCGTATCTGCTGTATGTCGCGCAGGACGTGCGCGAGCGTCTGGCGCAGATGGGCTATCGCGCGCTCGACGAGATCATCGGCCGCTCCGATCTGATCGCTAAGCGCTCTCCCTCATTGCACGAAGCGCTGCCGGTGCGCCACCGCGAGGAGATGCTCACCCTGCGCAGCCTGAACGTTGTGCCGCCGAGGGATCGCCCGCTGCGCCACAGCGAGCCGGCGCCGAAATATCCGCGCAATGCGCTCAACGAGATGATCGTGCAGGACGCGCGCACCGCCATTGACCAGCAGTGGCCGATCAAGCTGCATTACACCATCCGCAATCAGGATCGCAGCATCGGCGCGCGGTTGAGCGGCGAAATCACCAAGAAGTACTACGATGGCGGCCTGCCGCCCGGCACCATCGAGATCAGCTTCCGTGGCTATGCCGGCCAAAGCTTCGGCGCATTCACCACCAACGGCATGCGCCTGCATTTAGTCGGCGCAGCCAACGACTACGTCGGCAAGGGCATGCGCGGCGGCGAAATCTCGATTCGTCCCTTCCCCGAAGTGACCTACGTCTGGGCGGATAACCATATCTTGGGGAACACGGCGCTCTATGGCGCGACGGGCGGCGCGCTGTTCGCCGCCGGACGCGCTGGCGAGCGCTTCGCAGTGCGCAACAGTGGCGCGTGCGGCGTGGTGGAGGGCGTGGGCGAGCACGCCTGCGAATACATGACCGCCGGGGTCGTTGTGGTGCTGGGGGCGACCGGTCGAAACTTCGCCGCCGGCATGACCGGCGGCATGGCCTTCGTCTACGATCCCGACGGCACCTTCGTCAACCGTTGTAATACCGAGCTGGTGGATGTGGATCGTCTGACCCACCCCGGCATGAAGAAGCTGGTGAAGAGTCTGCTGCGCCGGCACTACGAGCTGACCAATAGCCCGCGCGCCCGCGAACTGTTGACCAATTGGGAAGAAGCGTCCCTGTCGTTCCGGCGCGTGCTGCCCAAGGATCGCGTCGCCGAAATTGAGGCCATCAACGAGTTCTCGGACTTTCAACAGACGTGA
- the groL1 gene encoding 60 kDa chaperonin 1, with protein MAKQLIFNEEARRSLKRGVDTLAAAVATTLGPKGRNVALDKKYGAPTVTHDGVTVAKEIELADPYENMGAQLLKEAATKTNDIAGDGTTTATVLAQIIVHEGLKNVAAGANPMLIKHGIEKGVEAVVEYLKEMAVEVNKKDQIAQVATISAQDPEIGNLIAEVMEKVGKDGVITVEESKSLNFETEYVEGMEFDRGYISPYFITNPERMEAEIKDPYILIHDKKISAAADIIPLLERLVQRGKRDLVIIAEDVDGEALATLVLNKLRGMLNVLAVKAPGFGDRRKAMLQDIAILTGGQVITEEMGRKLEGVQIEDLGRADRVVSTKDDTTIIGGKGDEKRIKARIEEIRVEIEKSTSDYDKEKLNERLAKLAGGVAVIRVGAATETELKEKKHRVEDALSATRAAVEEGIVPGGGVALLRAVSALDNVKMQHEDEQVGVNILRRALEEPIRRIVANAGMDGSVVVQQVRAMSKEKKFFGYDVIAGDYVDMLKAGIIDPAKVTKGALQNAASIASMILTTEALVTDIPEKEKTPATPSSGMGGDF; from the coding sequence ATGGCAAAGCAACTGATTTTCAACGAAGAGGCTCGCCGCAGCCTGAAGCGCGGTGTGGACACCCTGGCGGCAGCAGTGGCGACCACCCTCGGCCCAAAGGGCCGCAACGTGGCGCTCGACAAGAAGTACGGCGCGCCGACCGTCACCCACGACGGCGTGACTGTGGCCAAGGAGATCGAGCTGGCCGACCCGTATGAGAACATGGGCGCGCAGCTCCTAAAGGAAGCTGCGACAAAGACCAACGACATCGCCGGCGACGGCACCACTACGGCGACTGTGCTCGCCCAGATCATCGTGCATGAGGGCTTGAAGAACGTCGCTGCCGGCGCAAATCCGATGCTCATCAAGCACGGCATCGAGAAAGGCGTTGAGGCAGTGGTCGAGTACCTCAAGGAAATGGCCGTCGAGGTGAACAAGAAGGACCAGATCGCGCAGGTGGCCACCATTAGCGCGCAAGACCCTGAGATCGGCAACCTGATCGCCGAAGTGATGGAGAAGGTCGGCAAGGATGGCGTGATCACGGTCGAGGAGAGCAAGTCGCTCAACTTCGAGACCGAATACGTCGAGGGCATGGAGTTCGACCGCGGCTATATCTCCCCGTACTTCATCACCAACCCGGAGCGCATGGAGGCGGAGATCAAGGATCCGTACATCCTGATCCACGACAAGAAGATCAGCGCGGCTGCCGACATCATCCCGTTGCTGGAGCGACTGGTGCAGCGCGGCAAGCGCGACCTGGTGATCATCGCAGAGGACGTGGACGGCGAGGCGTTGGCTACGCTGGTGCTGAACAAGCTGCGCGGCATGTTGAACGTGCTGGCCGTCAAGGCGCCCGGCTTCGGTGACCGCCGCAAGGCGATGCTGCAAGACATCGCTATCCTCACCGGCGGCCAGGTGATCACCGAGGAGATGGGCCGCAAGCTGGAAGGCGTGCAGATCGAGGACCTCGGCCGTGCGGATCGCGTGGTGAGCACCAAGGACGACACCACCATCATCGGCGGCAAGGGCGATGAGAAGCGCATCAAGGCCCGCATCGAGGAGATCCGCGTCGAGATCGAGAAGAGCACCAGCGACTACGACAAGGAGAAGCTGAACGAGCGCCTGGCCAAGCTGGCCGGCGGCGTGGCGGTCATCCGCGTCGGCGCGGCCACCGAGACCGAGCTGAAGGAGAAGAAGCATCGCGTCGAGGATGCGCTCTCGGCCACCCGCGCGGCGGTTGAAGAGGGCATCGTGCCCGGCGGCGGCGTGGCTCTGCTGCGCGCTGTGAGCGCCCTGGACAATGTCAAGATGCAGCACGAGGATGAGCAGGTCGGTGTGAACATCCTGCGCCGTGCGCTGGAAGAGCCGATCCGCCGCATCGTGGCCAACGCCGGCATGGATGGCAGCGTCGTCGTGCAGCAGGTGCGCGCGATGAGCAAGGAGAAGAAGTTCTTTGGCTACGACGTCATCGCCGGCGACTATGTGGACATGCTCAAGGCGGGCATCATTGACCCGGCCAAGGTGACCAAGGGCGCGCTGCAGAATGCGGCCTCGATCGCCAGCATGATCCTGACCACTGAAGCGCTGGTGACGGACATCCCGGAGAAGGAGAAGACCCCGGCCACACCTTCGAGCGGGATGGGTGGCGACTTCTAA
- the groS gene encoding 10 kDa chaperonin — translation MAKKDSVMTKLNIRPLADRVVVEPMEEEEVTFAGGKLVLPETAKEKPQKGVVLAAGPGRKDDDGKLVPMDVKVGDQVLYAKYAGTEIKIEGKKYLILKENDILAVVE, via the coding sequence ATGGCGAAGAAAGATTCAGTTATGACAAAACTCAACATTCGCCCTTTGGCTGACCGCGTCGTGGTTGAGCCGATGGAGGAAGAAGAGGTGACGTTTGCCGGCGGCAAGCTGGTGCTGCCGGAGACGGCCAAGGAGAAGCCCCAGAAAGGCGTTGTGCTGGCTGCCGGCCCTGGCCGCAAGGACGATGACGGCAAGCTGGTCCCCATGGACGTTAAGGTAGGTGATCAGGTGCTCTACGCGAAGTACGCCGGCACCGAGATCAAGATCGAAGGCAAGAAATACCTCATCCTCAAGGAGAACGACATCCTCGCAGTTGTGGAGTAA
- the regX gene encoding DNA-binding response regulator, translating to MNETSHHILVVEDDRAISRSLEFALKQEGFAVTVVETGEAALEAVRKQIIHLILLDARLPGMSGFDVCRQLRAEGKRQPILMVTARDEEVDKVLGLELGADDYIVKPFSLRELISRMRAALRRTYGELAVNDVGASEIIFGNIKVDLARLVVERDNQTIPLTPTEFKLLRYLITHPRRPFSRSALIEAVWGYSGGIGDDRTVDVHIRHLREKLEDDPAQPRWLVTMRGVGYKFEP from the coding sequence ATGAACGAGACATCGCATCACATCCTCGTCGTCGAGGATGACCGCGCGATCTCGCGCAGCCTGGAATTTGCCCTGAAGCAGGAAGGTTTCGCCGTCACCGTGGTCGAGACCGGCGAGGCAGCGCTGGAGGCCGTGCGCAAGCAAATTATTCATCTGATCTTGTTGGACGCGCGGTTGCCGGGCATGAGCGGCTTCGACGTGTGTCGGCAACTGCGCGCCGAGGGCAAACGCCAACCGATCCTGATGGTCACCGCGCGCGACGAGGAAGTAGACAAGGTCCTCGGCCTGGAATTGGGCGCCGACGACTACATCGTCAAGCCGTTCAGCCTGCGTGAGCTGATCTCGCGCATGCGCGCCGCCCTGCGCCGCACGTACGGCGAGCTGGCCGTCAACGACGTGGGCGCTTCGGAAATCATCTTCGGCAACATCAAAGTAGACTTGGCGCGTCTGGTCGTCGAACGAGACAACCAGACCATCCCCCTGACGCCGACCGAATTCAAGCTGCTGCGCTATCTCATCACCCACCCGCGCCGGCCATTCAGCCGCAGCGCACTGATCGAAGCGGTGTGGGGTTACAGCGGCGGCATCGGCGACGACCGCACCGTGGACGTGCACATCCGCCACTTGCGCGAGAAGCTCGAGGACGACCCCGCCCAGCCGCGCTGGCTGGTGACGATGCGCGGCGTCGGCTACAAGTTCGAGCCGTAA
- a CDS encoding membrane protein — MRKTAVEPKSLFRDFRRLVVSLGWFFVAEVIILVALVLAVSPVSFAPPSLGLIARGLGAAFIIAAANFAILPVLLWLRAPLIVFAVGAATLIVNTLLLVLTANLLLGARVGSAPLGIFPSALFLSLANAIAGGLIALDDDYTYLRFALYTVRGSGARLNQPKDAGRRGMVLLEIDGLSYERMRAAVARGLMPAVRDLLRAGYCLMRFDCGLPSQTSSSQVGIMYGDNEDIPAFRWYDKRRRRMRVSNNPDDAHFINARHSNGRGLLRQGASISNLVNGDAARSLLTLSTIPRNSKLQTERALDALASFWLNPYTFGRTLALCVVDLCVEIYQALRQQMRGCWPRLDRRFPSPYTGLRVMTNVFLRDLAVYATMHEIIRGAPVIYMSFIGYDEVAHHAGPDSPDAMSTLRGFDRHIRHIQQTIRYFAPFDYDLIILSDHGQSAGATFRQRYGRTLRRLIDDLTRTDVHVGEEQVTEAGHSFVQALIAELNAASQHLRSQEGRRIRRAVMRATARTLEGVEKRRPQPGIQGGDDIIVCASGNLAHIYFNSVGEHRVSLQAIEAEHPGLVDALIQHEGIGFVVVANDDGHVLVLGKRGARDLSIGAVTGEDPLAPFADGDLHRRAEQLLRLAQFESSGDLILNSAIYADGSVAAFEELIGSHGGLGGQQTHAFILHPCIAQSDGNHISNSADVYALLEAWKRRGHLH; from the coding sequence ATGCGCAAGACCGCTGTTGAGCCAAAGAGCCTCTTCCGAGACTTCCGAAGATTGGTTGTTAGCTTAGGATGGTTCTTCGTTGCCGAGGTCATTATCCTGGTTGCGCTCGTCCTGGCTGTGTCGCCCGTCTCGTTCGCGCCGCCTTCCCTCGGCCTGATTGCGCGCGGCTTGGGCGCGGCCTTCATCATTGCGGCGGCCAACTTCGCCATTTTGCCGGTGTTGCTGTGGTTGCGCGCGCCATTGATCGTCTTTGCCGTTGGGGCTGCTACGCTGATCGTCAACACGTTGCTGCTCGTGTTGACGGCCAATCTCCTGCTCGGCGCGCGCGTCGGCTCGGCGCCGCTGGGCATCTTTCCGAGCGCGCTCTTTCTTTCGCTCGCTAATGCCATTGCCGGGGGGCTGATCGCCCTGGACGATGACTACACCTATCTGCGGTTTGCTCTTTACACCGTGCGCGGAAGTGGCGCTCGCCTCAACCAGCCCAAAGACGCTGGCCGTCGCGGCATGGTCCTGCTGGAGATTGACGGCCTCTCTTATGAGCGCATGCGAGCGGCGGTGGCCCGTGGGTTGATGCCGGCCGTGCGCGACTTGCTTAGGGCCGGTTACTGCTTGATGCGCTTCGACTGCGGGTTGCCCTCACAAACCTCATCGTCGCAGGTGGGCATCATGTATGGCGACAACGAGGACATCCCGGCCTTTCGTTGGTATGACAAGCGCCGGCGCAGGATGCGGGTTTCAAACAACCCGGATGACGCCCACTTCATCAACGCGCGCCACAGCAACGGGCGCGGGTTGTTGCGCCAGGGCGCGTCCATCAGCAACCTGGTCAACGGCGATGCGGCGCGCTCGCTGCTCACGCTCAGCACCATCCCCCGCAACAGCAAGCTGCAGACCGAGCGCGCGCTGGATGCGCTCGCCTCATTCTGGCTCAACCCGTACACCTTCGGCCGCACGTTGGCCCTGTGTGTGGTGGACTTGTGCGTCGAGATTTACCAGGCGCTCCGCCAGCAGATGCGTGGCTGCTGGCCGCGCCTCGACCGCCGCTTTCCCAGCCCTTACACCGGCCTGCGCGTCATGACCAACGTGTTTCTGCGCGATCTGGCCGTCTATGCGACGATGCACGAGATCATCCGCGGCGCGCCGGTGATCTACATGTCATTCATCGGCTACGACGAAGTGGCGCATCACGCCGGCCCCGACTCGCCGGACGCGATGAGCACCCTCCGCGGATTCGATCGGCACATTCGGCACATTCAGCAGACCATTCGCTACTTCGCGCCGTTTGACTACGACTTGATCATCCTGTCCGATCATGGCCAATCGGCCGGCGCGACCTTCCGGCAGCGCTACGGCCGCACGCTGCGCCGGTTGATTGACGACCTGACGCGCACCGATGTGCATGTGGGGGAAGAGCAGGTCACCGAGGCCGGCCACTCCTTCGTGCAAGCGCTGATCGCCGAGCTGAACGCGGCCAGCCAACATCTCCGGTCGCAGGAAGGTCGGCGCATTCGCCGGGCAGTGATGCGCGCGACGGCCCGCACGCTCGAAGGCGTGGAGAAGCGCCGCCCACAGCCGGGCATTCAGGGCGGGGACGACATCATCGTCTGCGCATCGGGCAACCTTGCCCACATCTACTTCAACTCGGTCGGCGAGCATCGCGTCTCGCTGCAAGCCATCGAGGCTGAGCATCCCGGCCTGGTGGACGCGCTGATTCAGCACGAGGGCATCGGCTTCGTCGTGGTGGCCAATGATGATGGGCATGTGTTGGTGTTGGGCAAGCGCGGTGCCCGTGACCTCAGCATCGGCGCCGTGACCGGCGAGGATCCGTTAGCGCCTTTCGCGGATGGCGACCTGCACCGTCGCGCGGAGCAACTGCTGCGCCTGGCTCAGTTTGAAAGCTCCGGCGACTTGATCTTGAACAGCGCGATCTATGCCGATGGCAGTGTGGCCGCCTTCGAGGAGTTGATCGGTTCGCATGGCGGGTTGGGCGGCCAACAGACGCACGCTTTTATCCTGCACCCTTGCATCGCGCAAAGCGATGGCAATCACATCAGCAACTCGGCGGACGTGTATGCGCTGCTGGAAGCGTGGAAGCGTCGGGGCCATCTGCACTGA